Proteins from a single region of Paenibacillus sp. BIHB 4019:
- a CDS encoding proline racemase family protein, whose protein sequence is MKINKWHAAIDMHSGGEPLRILTGGLPQMAGASQQAKSVFFKQHHDSIRKLLMAEPRGHYGMTGAIVTAPVSGEAQFGLLFLNQEGFAAISGHGIFAVVTAWVATGQLDAAIAAEGILIDCPAGKVKAIASCEGQEVRTVSFHNVPSFVYAQSLALTIQDIELHVDIAFSGEFYAVVDAAGLGDKRSIPELQACGGLIRKAIEAQLEVKHLVLEGINGIHGVFFYEKAEEDSENPVYRSWSIFAGEQLDRSPGGAAACAHMTVLNHKGLLKRGQQVVYEGSAGTRAVGSVVEEICAFGQKAVIPQLTGSAYVLGFMNFVLDSSDPLADGFVLY, encoded by the coding sequence ATGAAAATCAACAAATGGCATGCAGCAATTGATATGCATTCCGGCGGGGAGCCTCTTCGCATCCTGACAGGCGGCCTGCCGCAAATGGCGGGCGCCTCTCAGCAAGCCAAGTCGGTATTTTTCAAGCAGCATCATGATTCCATAAGGAAACTGCTTATGGCTGAACCCCGAGGGCATTACGGCATGACAGGGGCCATCGTTACAGCTCCCGTATCGGGGGAAGCCCAGTTCGGCTTGTTGTTTTTGAATCAGGAAGGATTTGCTGCTATAAGCGGGCATGGAATCTTCGCAGTCGTAACAGCATGGGTTGCGACGGGGCAGCTGGATGCGGCTATTGCCGCCGAAGGTATATTAATTGACTGCCCAGCGGGAAAGGTAAAAGCTATCGCTAGCTGCGAAGGGCAGGAAGTACGAACGGTATCCTTCCACAATGTTCCGAGTTTCGTCTATGCGCAGTCTCTTGCATTGACGATCCAAGACATTGAACTACATGTCGATATTGCTTTCAGCGGGGAGTTTTATGCGGTTGTCGATGCTGCCGGACTTGGCGATAAACGATCAATCCCCGAGCTTCAAGCATGCGGAGGGTTAATCCGCAAAGCCATTGAAGCGCAGCTGGAGGTTAAGCATCTCGTGCTGGAAGGGATTAATGGCATTCATGGCGTGTTTTTTTACGAAAAGGCTGAGGAAGATTCGGAAAATCCGGTCTATCGCAGCTGGTCCATATTTGCTGGGGAACAGCTTGATCGCTCTCCCGGAGGAGCGGCGGCCTGCGCCCATATGACGGTTCTGAACCATAAAGGGCTGCTGAAGCGCGGGCAGCAGGTTGTTTATGAAGGCAGCGCTGGAACGCGTGCAGTTGGCAGCGTGGTGGAGGAAATATGTGCGTTTGGGCAAAAAGCCGTCATTCCACAGCTAACAGGAAGCGCTTATGTGCTGGGCTTTATGAATTTTGTACTCGATTCTAGCGATCCGCTGGCTGATGGATTTGTGCTGTACTAG
- a CDS encoding dihydrodipicolinate synthase family protein: MAKFEGVYVAIVTPFTASYEVDYKRLTEHCNWLIANGISGLVPTGSLGEYATMSNEERARVVETVIEAAAGRVPVVVGSAAPSTKQAVAWVQHAKDSGAAGVMALPPINYKPLEHEVVAHYEALNEVGLPIVAYNNPHDYKVDLTPQFLAKLSKFDHVVAVKEFSGDIRRVHDILAQTNLEVMIGVDDLAMEGPLFGATGWISGVPNALPKEGVELFNLARQGKLQEASALYRRLLPLFHMDASPQLVQSIKYMMELAGFPVGPTRPPRLPLPEADYQLIREAFEYAVRPNQPAN, from the coding sequence ATGGCAAAATTCGAAGGTGTTTATGTGGCAATCGTTACTCCTTTTACGGCTTCCTATGAAGTCGACTATAAGCGATTGACGGAGCATTGCAATTGGCTTATTGCAAATGGCATAAGCGGGCTTGTTCCTACTGGATCTCTTGGCGAATATGCAACGATGAGCAATGAGGAACGGGCAAGGGTAGTGGAGACGGTCATAGAAGCCGCAGCAGGGCGGGTGCCCGTCGTTGTTGGTTCGGCCGCGCCTTCTACGAAGCAGGCGGTCGCATGGGTTCAGCATGCTAAAGATTCAGGTGCGGCAGGGGTTATGGCGCTGCCTCCTATTAATTACAAGCCGCTTGAGCATGAAGTTGTCGCTCATTACGAAGCACTGAATGAGGTAGGCCTTCCCATTGTAGCGTACAACAATCCTCATGATTATAAAGTAGATTTGACGCCGCAGTTTCTTGCAAAGCTTTCCAAATTTGATCATGTCGTTGCGGTAAAAGAGTTTTCCGGCGACATCCGCCGCGTGCATGATATTTTGGCCCAAACCAATCTTGAAGTCATGATCGGCGTAGATGATTTGGCGATGGAAGGCCCGCTGTTTGGCGCAACAGGCTGGATTTCCGGTGTGCCCAATGCGCTGCCGAAGGAAGGCGTAGAGCTGTTTAACCTTGCCAGACAAGGGAAACTGCAAGAGGCAAGCGCGCTTTATCGCCGTCTGCTGCCTTTGTTCCATATGGATGCCAGCCCTCAGCTCGTTCAATCGATCAAATATATGATGGAGCTGGCGGGATTCCCGGTCGGTCCTACACGTCCGCCGCGCCTGCCTTTGCCAGAAGCGGATTACCAGCTCATTAGAGAAGCTTTTGAATACGCGGTTAGACCTAATCAGCCAGCAAACTAA
- a CDS encoding aldehyde dehydrogenase family protein, producing MTSSRNWIGGEWITPAAGESIVKNPSNIKEEVGILHLSDQSHVIQAEQAARKAFEVWSRLTGAARAEHLYKLAAALESKLAEVANLASLEMGKPITEMRGEVMRGVNLLRYYAAEGVRANGVVIPSSEPNVLQHTKKVPLGVVGIITPWNFPVAIPIWKIAPALICGNTVIWKPAEFASLTATKLIEIFAEAGLPAGAINLVIGKGSKIGDVLLEQISLDAVSFTGSTSTGTHIAQLCAKRNIKYQTEMGGKNAAVVLKDADLEKTIPLIVNGAFRSAGQKCTATSRIIVETGIYASFTKALGTAVSQLKLAPALDPAAYLGPVASASQYETVMSYVHMAQQQAEIVAQGPAVAAVEQNEGYYIQPIVAAGLDAGHPLIQEEVFGPVAALLQASDFEEAIALCNQSIFGLSASLFTQSLSYAHRFLDEAQAGMVRVNQETAGVEYQSPFGGMKLSSSHSREQGQAALDFYTELKTCAIRYF from the coding sequence ATGACGAGCAGTCGAAATTGGATCGGAGGCGAGTGGATTACGCCGGCAGCAGGCGAGTCTATCGTTAAAAATCCATCGAACATCAAAGAGGAGGTAGGCATTCTTCATCTTTCTGACCAGTCGCATGTTATACAGGCAGAGCAGGCAGCGCGTAAAGCGTTTGAAGTTTGGTCTCGTTTAACAGGTGCTGCCCGAGCAGAGCATTTGTATAAGCTTGCCGCCGCACTGGAATCCAAGCTGGCTGAGGTAGCGAATCTCGCAAGCTTGGAGATGGGCAAGCCGATTACGGAAATGCGCGGCGAAGTGATGCGCGGAGTAAATTTGCTCCGTTATTACGCGGCGGAAGGGGTACGTGCCAATGGGGTTGTCATACCTTCAAGCGAGCCAAACGTTTTGCAGCATACGAAAAAGGTTCCTTTGGGCGTCGTCGGCATTATTACCCCATGGAATTTCCCCGTTGCCATACCTATTTGGAAAATCGCGCCTGCGCTTATTTGCGGCAACACCGTTATATGGAAGCCTGCGGAATTTGCCTCCTTAACGGCAACGAAGCTTATTGAGATTTTTGCAGAGGCAGGACTTCCTGCAGGCGCCATTAATCTCGTTATTGGCAAGGGCAGCAAAATCGGAGACGTATTACTAGAGCAAATTTCGCTCGACGCGGTAAGCTTTACCGGCTCCACATCAACGGGCACTCATATTGCCCAGCTTTGCGCCAAGCGAAATATTAAATACCAGACCGAAATGGGCGGGAAAAATGCCGCTGTTGTTTTAAAAGACGCTGATCTTGAAAAGACGATTCCGCTCATTGTCAACGGAGCCTTCCGTTCGGCAGGGCAGAAATGTACAGCAACGAGCCGAATTATCGTCGAAACAGGCATTTATGCCTCGTTTACGAAAGCGCTCGGTACAGCGGTATCGCAGCTCAAGCTGGCACCTGCTCTCGATCCTGCCGCTTATTTAGGCCCCGTTGCTTCCGCAAGCCAGTATGAAACGGTCATGTCTTATGTCCATATGGCCCAGCAGCAGGCGGAGATTGTTGCCCAAGGTCCAGCTGTAGCGGCAGTTGAACAAAACGAGGGGTACTACATCCAGCCGATCGTGGCAGCAGGCTTGGATGCGGGGCATCCTCTCATCCAGGAAGAGGTTTTTGGGCCAGTTGCAGCGCTGCTTCAGGCATCCGATTTTGAAGAGGCTATCGCGTTATGCAATCAATCGATTTTTGGTCTGAGCGCTTCGCTGTTTACGCAAAGCTTGTCCTACGCTCACCGGTTTTTGGATGAAGCGCAGGCGGGCATGGTTCGCGTGAATCAGGAAACAGCGGGTGTGGAATATCAGTCCCCATTCGGTGGAATGAAGCTTTCCAGCTCGCATTCGCGCGAGCAAGGGCAAGCGGCTTTGGATTTCTATACCGAATTAAAAACATGCGCCATCCGTTATTTTTAA
- a CDS encoding (2Fe-2S)-binding protein, translating into MKHPSLVVCRCEEVTMEQLEEAYASGSCTSRQLKMKTRATMGACQGRVCRALVETWIHVKNPDGPRDAELLSYRPPIRPITFGQLAKDEA; encoded by the coding sequence ATGAAGCATCCATCCTTAGTCGTTTGCCGCTGCGAAGAAGTGACCATGGAGCAATTGGAAGAAGCTTATGCGTCTGGTAGCTGCACTTCACGCCAATTGAAGATGAAAACAAGGGCTACGATGGGCGCTTGCCAGGGACGGGTTTGCCGAGCCCTTGTAGAAACATGGATTCATGTGAAAAATCCAGATGGACCTCGCGACGCTGAATTATTATCGTACCGTCCGCCTATTCGGCCTATAACGTTTGGCCAGCTAGCAAAGGATGAAGCGTAA
- a CDS encoding (2Fe-2S)-binding protein, with translation MERIENHPLLGLWQTPRECVAFSFNGKPMTGLKGEPIAAALLAAGIRTLRRHEESGHARGLYCAIGHCMECRLSVAGKGVVRSCLTPLEEGMCIAEGLQLPNEITGRKLL, from the coding sequence ATGGAAAGGATTGAGAACCATCCGCTACTCGGTCTTTGGCAGACGCCGCGTGAATGTGTTGCCTTTTCCTTTAATGGGAAGCCAATGACAGGGCTCAAGGGAGAGCCAATAGCGGCGGCACTGCTCGCAGCAGGTATTCGCACGCTGCGCAGGCATGAGGAATCGGGGCATGCTCGCGGGCTTTATTGTGCCATTGGCCATTGCATGGAATGCCGGCTGAGCGTAGCAGGAAAAGGAGTGGTACGTTCCTGCCTTACTCCGCTTGAAGAAGGAATGTGCATAGCTGAAGGGCTGCAGCTTCCAAACGAAATAACGGGGAGGAAGCTGCTATGA
- a CDS encoding FAD-dependent oxidoreductase, with product MTKESQPDLIIVGAGPAGLSAAVVAAEHGLAVTILDEFPEPGGRMLGQFHEEKGHWWVGKQVAHHLIEQCCALGVRIRCGVSVHGMWKNDQHWVIRTSDGSITAANVLLATGGAEIPQPSSGWTLPGVMSIGAAQVMANVHFVKPGRRGLIIGVNVLAMAIARELSISGVSIAAIVLPSQSPLSGTDALPKENAEKLLSLSHLAPSAFMRMGGRAAHSLKMAGVVSHFFPRRGIKLWDIPLKLRTAAVAINGKDQVESVTLADVNGRGETIAGSEREEAVDFVALAGGLYPLAELASVAGCPFVYMKELGGHIPLHSEAMQTSMAGLYVAGNITGVESALVAMAQGQLAATSICKEVGLLGEQSDTKLAEAKQKVQQVRASALIQFHPGIPKAREQVYKMWAKGCGNVENN from the coding sequence ATGACGAAGGAGAGCCAGCCTGATCTCATTATTGTTGGTGCTGGGCCAGCTGGCTTGTCGGCAGCTGTTGTTGCTGCCGAACACGGCCTAGCCGTCACCATATTGGATGAATTTCCCGAACCTGGCGGACGCATGCTTGGCCAGTTTCATGAAGAGAAGGGCCACTGGTGGGTAGGGAAGCAGGTCGCCCATCATCTCATCGAGCAGTGCTGCGCATTAGGTGTTCGTATCCGCTGCGGCGTATCGGTTCACGGCATGTGGAAAAACGATCAGCATTGGGTGATTAGAACGTCAGATGGTTCCATCACGGCAGCTAACGTATTGTTGGCAACGGGCGGTGCCGAAATTCCGCAGCCGTCTTCCGGGTGGACACTGCCTGGCGTCATGTCCATTGGCGCGGCGCAGGTTATGGCTAACGTACATTTCGTTAAACCCGGACGTCGCGGCCTTATTATCGGGGTTAACGTGCTAGCGATGGCAATCGCTCGGGAGCTGTCGATAAGCGGGGTATCCATCGCAGCCATCGTGCTGCCTTCGCAAAGCCCGCTTTCTGGAACAGACGCTTTGCCTAAAGAAAATGCAGAAAAGCTGCTCAGCTTGTCCCATTTAGCCCCATCCGCGTTTATGAGAATGGGAGGCAGAGCTGCCCATTCGCTCAAAATGGCGGGGGTAGTATCCCATTTTTTTCCGCGAAGAGGGATCAAGCTGTGGGATATTCCCTTAAAGCTGCGGACAGCGGCTGTAGCTATCAACGGCAAAGATCAGGTGGAATCTGTGACGCTTGCCGACGTAAATGGACGCGGCGAAACGATTGCCGGAAGCGAGCGGGAGGAAGCGGTTGATTTCGTCGCTCTTGCGGGCGGATTATATCCATTAGCTGAGCTAGCCTCGGTAGCGGGTTGTCCATTTGTTTATATGAAAGAGCTCGGCGGCCATATTCCGCTTCATAGCGAAGCGATGCAGACTTCAATGGCTGGGCTGTATGTAGCCGGCAATATAACCGGTGTCGAAAGCGCGCTTGTAGCGATGGCACAGGGACAGCTTGCAGCCACGTCCATTTGCAAAGAGGTTGGGCTGCTTGGCGAGCAAAGCGATACCAAACTAGCGGAGGCGAAGCAGAAGGTTCAGCAAGTGCGGGCTTCCGCTTTAATTCAATTTCATCCGGGCATTCCAAAGGCGAGAGAGCAAGTCTACAAAATGTGGGCGAAAGGCTGTGGCAACGTTGAAAATAACTGA
- a CDS encoding beta-L-arabinofuranosidase domain-containing protein — MKITENTEKWRKVSYKSVKIHDPFWSHYRSLVRDEVIPYQWEAINDRVEGASPSHALQNYRIAAGEAEGAFYGYVFQDSDVTKWLEAVAYSLQADPNAELEKLADETIELLAKAQQPDGYLNTYFTIQNQDQRWTNERDNHETYCAGHLIEAAVAYYETTGKRKLLDIACKLADHIDSVYGEEQGKLRGYPGHQEIELALMKLYDATGQERYLKLCRFFIDERGKEPHYFKLEAEKRAEKRGREALLREGYYSLYKNNYEYNQAHLPVREQLVATGHAVRAVYMYTGMADLAGATKDTELLESCKRLWENVTQKQMYVTGGIGSNHDGEAFSFDYDLPNDTAYTETCASIGLVFWAQSMLHLDPDSKYADVIERALYNGTISGMGLDGKSFFYVNPLEVWPAACKRPDKRHVKTARQKWFGCACCPPNLARLIASLGSYIYSQNEHAVYVHQYIGSETTLKVAGQNVSLSLQANFPWEETVAINVTPERDEAFTIAVRIPDWCDGAELNVNGQAISPDSLQFLKGYAAINRIWQAGDQIALKFPMAIKRLYAHPDVRANAGKVALQRGPVVYCLEEADNGAALAHIALPRQGALAAHFKPDLLGGIVVIEGQAVRDEQPGSSQRLYESRKRGEHACSIRAIPYYAWANRGEGEMAVWIRES, encoded by the coding sequence TTGAAAATAACTGAAAACACAGAAAAATGGCGAAAGGTTTCATATAAGTCGGTCAAAATTCACGATCCCTTTTGGTCCCATTATAGAAGCCTCGTGCGTGATGAGGTCATTCCCTATCAATGGGAGGCTATTAATGACCGTGTTGAGGGCGCTTCTCCCAGCCATGCGCTGCAAAATTACCGCATAGCGGCTGGCGAAGCGGAAGGAGCGTTTTACGGTTATGTTTTTCAAGATAGCGATGTAACCAAATGGCTAGAGGCTGTCGCTTACAGCTTGCAAGCCGATCCAAACGCGGAGCTGGAAAAGCTTGCGGATGAAACGATTGAGCTGCTAGCGAAAGCCCAGCAGCCAGACGGCTATCTGAATACTTATTTTACAATTCAAAATCAGGACCAGCGCTGGACGAATGAACGCGATAATCATGAAACCTACTGCGCGGGCCATCTGATAGAAGCAGCCGTTGCTTATTATGAGACGACAGGCAAGAGAAAGCTGCTGGATATCGCCTGCAAGCTGGCGGATCATATCGATTCGGTGTATGGCGAAGAGCAGGGCAAGCTGCGAGGTTATCCCGGGCATCAGGAAATAGAGCTTGCTCTAATGAAGCTTTATGACGCAACGGGGCAGGAGCGATATTTGAAGCTATGCCGGTTTTTTATTGACGAGCGCGGCAAGGAGCCCCATTATTTCAAGCTTGAAGCAGAGAAGCGGGCCGAGAAACGGGGACGGGAAGCGCTGCTGCGTGAAGGCTACTATTCGTTATACAAAAACAATTATGAGTACAATCAAGCCCACCTGCCTGTTCGGGAGCAGCTGGTGGCGACGGGGCACGCTGTGCGGGCGGTATATATGTATACCGGCATGGCGGATTTGGCTGGCGCGACGAAAGATACAGAGCTGCTCGAAAGCTGCAAGAGGTTATGGGAAAACGTGACGCAAAAGCAGATGTATGTAACGGGAGGCATTGGCTCAAATCATGACGGGGAAGCTTTTTCATTCGACTATGATTTGCCTAACGATACCGCTTACACCGAGACTTGCGCTTCTATCGGCCTTGTTTTCTGGGCGCAGAGCATGCTCCATCTTGATCCAGACAGCAAATATGCAGACGTCATTGAGCGTGCCTTGTATAACGGAACCATTAGCGGCATGGGGCTGGATGGCAAAAGCTTTTTCTACGTCAATCCGCTGGAGGTGTGGCCAGCCGCCTGCAAACGTCCAGATAAACGGCATGTAAAGACCGCCCGGCAAAAATGGTTCGGCTGTGCCTGCTGCCCGCCCAATCTGGCCCGTCTTATCGCCTCGCTCGGCTCTTATATTTATTCCCAAAACGAGCATGCGGTTTATGTCCATCAATATATCGGCAGCGAGACTACGCTAAAGGTTGCCGGGCAAAACGTAAGCCTTTCCCTGCAAGCTAATTTTCCCTGGGAAGAGACGGTCGCCATTAACGTGACGCCTGAGCGTGACGAAGCGTTTACGATCGCCGTTCGCATCCCGGATTGGTGCGATGGGGCAGAATTGAATGTAAATGGTCAAGCGATATCGCCAGATTCGCTGCAATTCCTCAAAGGTTATGCTGCGATAAACCGCATCTGGCAGGCAGGAGATCAAATTGCGCTGAAATTTCCGATGGCCATTAAGCGCCTATATGCGCATCCTGATGTTCGTGCGAACGCAGGCAAGGTGGCCCTGCAGCGGGGGCCTGTCGTTTATTGCTTGGAGGAGGCGGATAACGGGGCGGCCTTAGCGCATATCGCGCTGCCTCGGCAAGGAGCGCTTGCTGCGCATTTTAAGCCGGATCTGCTTGGCGGTATCGTCGTCATTGAAGGGCAGGCCGTGCGGGACGAACAGCCGGGCAGCAGCCAAAGGTTATATGAATCCCGCAAGCGAGGGGAGCATGCCTGCAGCATTCGGGCTATCCCTTATTATGCTTGGGCGAATCGCGGTGAAGGAGAAATGGCGGTGTGGATTCGGGAAAGCTAA
- a CDS encoding LamG-like jellyroll fold domain-containing protein, with amino-acid sequence MPAAAKPKPVQPELTGGEAKLEDIFGRTVNHYGVDLVDWQGYIANPYVKLNVIPPADAAYPLTIDIKAKGTSRLMMDRPSTLSATGAQKTLAFNTARERKPFLLEIHPDRIGGNGEIEHYTLELTITDALGAVRSQTTPIRVLDQDDEKEPGLPLKFDYRFDTIQPYFSDPAIREAGEQAIKDWFYFFDMEPFDTVPANSEVSMLPEDNFDGHIEVTNDEPFNGMWIFLRGLNGPYSTGAPTDNGKYHKRGGITIPDKLHRSLMTILDFYDTATPFTSMDDEEWYLTEMSNTSTDVYGLIMHEFGHALVFSGNWKGVAAYKRSGGTADNIVAYQGGPVPLDGTYHIPGEEPYWDRISGQNGGRTHLFHNKRWMLTKLTLLIAEKAGWKLNDKLTPFLSPSIQNMPIPNAKQGKNYELQLQAEGGVPFYDWTIVDGSLPQGLTLDRFTGKIAGKVSGQAEGSYSFTVQLRDYDELGTPVQRTFTLNVGQGELLGSYLFDEADGAIALDYSGAGYDVSTLHASRTDGARGGGIALNGASNYVELPRDMLKKAKAFSFSSWVNVTDSVYSPSSVGVTNSVYDTSSRIFDFGTSDAKYLALSTDSEGVLSFKVSRKGGKEEATISGGGITSGKWQHVAVTASGNTAVLYVNGTEVARTSNLTLGAIESLLKGEHHYIGKSQSDERYWNGILDEIKLYNRALSAAEIASLAADEPVPPVVDPPEPANPNVAIEGSITTSYVSPWESLVGLNDEYEPESSADRGHPVYGNWDTHGTEQWVQYDFDQPFTLSSSEVYWFDDNDGIDLPESFYIQYWDGTNWAHVSNPSAYGVLPDQYNVTAFDPVTTTKIRLTMKAKAATSTGIEQWKVIRVTETD; translated from the coding sequence ATGCCCGCTGCTGCGAAGCCTAAGCCTGTTCAGCCGGAACTAACGGGCGGCGAAGCGAAGCTTGAAGATATTTTTGGCAGAACCGTCAATCATTACGGCGTGGACCTGGTTGACTGGCAAGGCTATATTGCCAACCCCTATGTAAAGTTGAACGTCATTCCGCCTGCCGATGCTGCTTATCCGCTCACCATAGACATTAAAGCTAAAGGCACCTCCCGCTTGATGATGGACCGGCCAAGTACACTCAGCGCAACAGGTGCCCAAAAAACGCTGGCCTTTAATACTGCTCGCGAGCGCAAGCCATTTTTGCTGGAAATTCATCCGGATCGGATAGGCGGCAATGGCGAAATCGAGCATTATACGCTTGAGCTGACGATAACCGATGCGCTGGGAGCTGTTCGTTCGCAGACGACGCCTATTCGCGTATTGGATCAGGATGACGAGAAGGAGCCCGGGCTTCCCTTAAAATTCGATTACCGATTCGATACGATACAGCCTTATTTTAGTGATCCTGCTATCCGCGAGGCGGGCGAGCAGGCCATTAAGGATTGGTTTTATTTTTTTGATATGGAGCCATTTGATACCGTTCCTGCGAACTCCGAAGTAAGCATGCTTCCCGAAGATAACTTTGACGGCCATATTGAAGTAACGAATGATGAGCCGTTCAACGGAATGTGGATTTTTCTAAGAGGGCTAAATGGCCCTTATTCAACAGGCGCTCCGACGGACAATGGAAAATATCATAAGCGCGGCGGCATTACGATTCCGGATAAGCTTCATCGTTCATTAATGACGATTCTTGATTTTTACGATACGGCTACGCCATTTACCTCTATGGATGATGAGGAGTGGTATCTCACGGAAATGTCGAATACGTCTACCGATGTGTACGGCCTCATTATGCATGAGTTTGGCCATGCGCTCGTATTTTCCGGCAACTGGAAAGGGGTAGCTGCTTATAAGCGAAGCGGGGGGACGGCAGACAATATCGTCGCCTATCAAGGCGGGCCCGTTCCGCTCGACGGAACCTATCATATTCCGGGAGAGGAGCCTTATTGGGACCGGATTAGCGGTCAAAATGGCGGACGGACGCATCTTTTTCACAATAAGCGCTGGATGCTGACGAAGCTGACGTTGCTGATTGCGGAAAAAGCAGGTTGGAAGCTGAACGATAAGCTAACGCCTTTCCTGAGCCCATCCATTCAAAACATGCCGATTCCAAATGCGAAGCAGGGGAAAAATTACGAGCTGCAGCTGCAGGCGGAGGGCGGGGTTCCTTTTTACGATTGGACGATTGTAGATGGCTCGCTGCCTCAAGGGCTGACCTTGGACCGCTTCACCGGCAAGATCGCGGGAAAAGTGTCTGGGCAAGCAGAAGGAAGCTATTCGTTTACGGTACAGCTTCGCGATTACGATGAGCTTGGAACCCCCGTTCAAAGGACATTTACATTAAATGTGGGCCAAGGCGAGCTTTTAGGAAGCTATTTGTTTGATGAAGCAGACGGGGCGATCGCCCTAGATTATTCGGGAGCGGGGTACGATGTCTCGACCTTGCATGCAAGCAGAACAGATGGGGCGAGAGGGGGTGGGATAGCCTTAAATGGGGCTTCCAATTATGTTGAACTGCCACGTGACATGCTGAAAAAAGCAAAAGCGTTCTCGTTCTCTTCATGGGTGAATGTGACGGATAGCGTCTATTCTCCAAGCTCAGTTGGCGTGACGAATTCGGTCTATGACACGAGCTCGCGGATTTTTGATTTTGGCACATCGGATGCGAAGTATTTGGCACTATCCACAGATTCCGAAGGTGTCTTGAGCTTTAAGGTTTCGAGAAAAGGGGGCAAGGAGGAAGCAACCATCTCAGGGGGCGGCATAACCTCTGGAAAATGGCAGCATGTGGCGGTGACGGCATCGGGTAATACGGCGGTCCTTTATGTAAATGGGACGGAAGTAGCGAGGACCTCTAATTTGACCCTGGGAGCGATCGAATCCCTTTTAAAGGGCGAGCACCATTACATTGGCAAGTCTCAAAGCGATGAACGGTATTGGAATGGCATTTTGGATGAGATCAAGCTTTATAATCGCGCTTTGTCTGCCGCTGAAATTGCCAGTCTTGCAGCAGATGAGCCAGTGCCTCCAGTTGTTGATCCGCCAGAGCCCGCAAACCCTAATGTGGCGATTGAAGGAAGCATTACGACTTCCTATGTCTCGCCTTGGGAGAGCTTGGTAGGGCTCAATGACGAGTACGAACCGGAAAGCTCCGCAGACCGGGGCCATCCGGTATATGGCAACTGGGACACGCACGGAACCGAGCAATGGGTGCAATATGATTTTGACCAGCCTTTTACCCTATCATCAAGTGAAGTGTATTGGTTTGATGATAATGACGGCATTGATTTGCCGGAGTCGTTCTACATCCAATATTGGGATGGGACGAATTGGGCGCATGTTTCCAATCCGTCTGCATATGGCGTATTGCCGGACCAGTATAATGTGACCGCCTTTGATCCGGTGACGACGACGAAAATTCGGCTAACGATGAAAGCAAAGGCAGCAACCTCAACGGGCATTGAGCAGTGGAAGGTCATCCGCGTGACAGAAACAGATTAA